Proteins encoded within one genomic window of Akkermansiaceae bacterium:
- a CDS encoding SLBB domain-containing protein, whose translation MKARYLACLLPLAPCLLHAGVKEGDSIQVTVRGIPAVEQEKVNGAYRVGAGGLRLPFLTARLPVSGMEPEQIAAAAERAYITAGVYQTPAIDVEIVRGADQKGQEAIVSVGGQVRRSGPVAFRQNMTLLQAIQAAGDRNEFGSRNIRLIRNGKTMALDFRKTENKNLILMPDDSIIVEQRGPFEGASD comes from the coding sequence ATGAAAGCACGATACCTCGCCTGCCTCCTCCCGCTCGCGCCCTGCCTGCTCCACGCCGGAGTGAAGGAAGGCGATTCCATCCAGGTCACCGTCCGCGGCATCCCCGCCGTGGAGCAGGAAAAAGTCAACGGAGCCTACCGCGTGGGTGCCGGCGGCCTGCGTCTCCCTTTCCTGACGGCCCGCCTCCCCGTATCCGGCATGGAGCCGGAACAGATTGCCGCGGCGGCGGAGCGAGCCTACATCACGGCGGGTGTCTATCAAACACCGGCCATCGACGTGGAGATCGTCCGCGGTGCGGACCAGAAAGGCCAGGAAGCGATCGTCAGCGTGGGTGGCCAGGTCAGACGCTCCGGCCCGGTGGCCTTCCGCCAGAACATGACGCTGCTCCAGGCCATCCAGGCGGCAGGTGACCGGAATGAGTTCGGCAGCCGCAACATCCGCCTGATCCGGAATGGCAAGACCATGGCCCTCGATTTCCGGAAAACGGAGAACAAGAATCTCATCCTCATGCCGGACGACTCCATCATTGTCGAACAGCGTGGTCCGTTCGAAGGTGCCAGTGACTGA
- a CDS encoding Smr/MutS family protein: MDEEDPIEIPITPELDLHTFRPSEIKDLLPEYFHECRARGISRVRVIHGKGTGTLRETVHRLLPKIPGVASYQYPAEADAGSWGATWVNLR; encoded by the coding sequence ATGGACGAGGAAGATCCCATCGAAATCCCCATCACCCCGGAGCTGGACCTGCACACGTTCCGGCCATCCGAGATCAAGGACCTGCTGCCGGAGTATTTCCACGAATGCCGGGCGCGGGGGATCTCCCGCGTCCGCGTCATCCATGGCAAAGGCACGGGCACCCTGCGTGAAACGGTCCACCGTCTGCTGCCCAAGATCCCCGGGGTGGCCTCCTACCAATACCCGGCGGAAGCGGATGCCGGATCATGGGGGGCGACCTGGGTGAATCTCAGGTAA
- a CDS encoding class I SAM-dependent methyltransferase, translated as MHSPEVAPPSPLLLRIPEVFADLVPEILDGLAVQPIKRMGAEYFLVNAGLTDIRSSAYGKFVRWCLPVEHGWPCNPEKMTGFVEKAAQGLFKKFGDRKPQAILAGQLDPSASGRYYKTLASNLRGRTLQVFPSMDIGSAEEQHSGRATLFCLVGKDGLFSGMISPKAANGFHPGGTKYISQNAEDTISRAGAKIAEALHYLRLYLPELPAGGRWLELGASPGGMTSELLKRGFHVTAVDRAALDPRLANARNLEFLRRDVSTFVPEKGSSYDAILSDMNGKPRDAFQQVARLSVFLKPGGIVVFTLKTTAVGSAAAINDLHLAVLKDAEEAGLTPVACTHLTYNRQEFTLFFRRRNA; from the coding sequence ATGCATTCCCCTGAAGTCGCGCCACCGTCACCCCTGCTCCTCCGGATTCCGGAGGTATTCGCGGATCTCGTTCCTGAGATCCTGGACGGGTTGGCCGTGCAGCCCATCAAGCGGATGGGGGCGGAGTATTTCCTGGTGAACGCGGGACTGACGGACATCCGGAGTTCGGCGTATGGGAAATTCGTCAGATGGTGCCTCCCGGTCGAGCATGGCTGGCCGTGCAATCCGGAGAAGATGACCGGCTTCGTCGAGAAGGCGGCGCAGGGGCTTTTCAAAAAATTCGGGGATCGCAAGCCCCAGGCGATCCTTGCCGGCCAGCTCGACCCGAGCGCCTCCGGCCGCTACTACAAGACGCTGGCGTCGAACCTGCGTGGGCGCACCCTCCAGGTGTTTCCCTCCATGGACATCGGCTCGGCGGAGGAACAACACTCGGGCCGGGCGACCTTGTTCTGCCTTGTCGGAAAGGATGGGCTGTTTTCCGGCATGATTTCGCCGAAGGCCGCGAACGGCTTCCACCCCGGCGGGACGAAATACATCTCACAGAACGCGGAGGACACCATCAGCCGGGCCGGGGCGAAGATCGCGGAGGCGCTGCACTACCTCCGCCTCTACCTGCCGGAACTTCCGGCGGGCGGGCGGTGGCTGGAACTGGGAGCCAGTCCCGGTGGCATGACGTCGGAGCTGTTGAAGCGTGGATTCCATGTCACCGCCGTGGACCGCGCCGCCCTCGATCCCCGGCTGGCGAATGCCAGGAATCTGGAGTTCCTGCGGCGGGATGTCTCCACCTTCGTGCCGGAAAAAGGCTCCTCCTACGACGCCATCCTGTCCGACATGAACGGAAAGCCGCGCGACGCCTTCCAGCAGGTCGCCCGTCTGTCCGTGTTCCTCAAGCCGGGAGGGATCGTGGTTTTCACCCTGAAAACGACTGCCGTGGGATCCGCCGCCGCCATCAATGACCTGCACCTCGCCGTCCTGAAAGATGCGGAGGAAGCGGGACTCACACCCGTGGCCTGCACCCATCTCACTTATAACAGGCAGGAATTCACCCTGTTCTTCCGCAGGAGGAATGCGTGA
- a CDS encoding cellulase family glycosylhydrolase, with the protein MKLPSGFLSTLAAVALLGSAAFGANLVSNGDFEKSGEGEWPADWAKPGAGGTWEKEDANRFLRLASPAPGTNVMLYQEYKIPEGTRALELKWKQRVTGLKVGKQKWFDARIMLEFSNAERLKVAGTPSAPATNRDTDGWVEKSTSFLVPQDAVYLKFMPALFQAEAGTFDLDDISIEKTDPKPLEEEKKAKDEERARKAAETAAKRQAKAAELLAATGNLITNGDFQTESKGKAGGPEGWGVLKGDKEWSQEGANRYATMKSPAPDRMVSLYRTVDVPADVKALELSWKQRVTGLKKGKMPWFDARIMMEWHDAGGKKIGTPPPAPTQKDTDGWVERNKSFLVPEGAVTLVLMPSLFQVTTGTFDIDDMVLKPTDPEILYAQQRANEEAERMRHVDFEEPKKDKWPQPLKVVGNRLHDPSGKEVWLQGVNPGGLETLPHDKQVLKSTVVALDEWKANCLRLPMNEMFWFGRSPMQKDGGKEYRERIDQIITLTANRGGYLVLDLHRFRAPKQEHADFWKDAAERYKDHPAVIFDLFNEPYGIDWKVWRDGGFVANQGKITDESAFLSEEEKKKNQGFESVGMQALLDAVRSTGAKNLVVVGGLTWSSDLRGIVDGYALDDRGGNGIIYGWHIYNWHKDWEKLMLAVSEKHPILVGEVGADTKILDFIPKEAQEAPETWVPDMLGFIQKHKLNWTGWCFHPGASPVMISDWKYTPTPWGAMAKEALAGKQFELKRTR; encoded by the coding sequence ATGAAACTTCCATCCGGATTCCTTTCCACCCTCGCTGCGGTCGCCCTGCTCGGATCAGCGGCCTTTGGTGCCAACCTCGTGTCGAACGGGGACTTTGAGAAATCAGGGGAGGGGGAGTGGCCGGCGGATTGGGCGAAGCCGGGTGCGGGCGGCACTTGGGAAAAGGAAGACGCGAACCGTTTCCTCCGTCTTGCCAGCCCCGCTCCGGGCACGAACGTGATGCTCTACCAGGAATACAAGATCCCGGAAGGCACCCGCGCGCTGGAGTTGAAGTGGAAGCAGCGGGTGACCGGCCTGAAGGTGGGCAAGCAGAAGTGGTTCGACGCCCGGATCATGCTGGAATTTTCAAATGCGGAACGCCTGAAGGTTGCCGGCACCCCCTCTGCCCCCGCCACCAACCGCGACACCGACGGCTGGGTGGAGAAAAGCACCTCCTTTCTCGTCCCGCAGGATGCGGTCTACCTGAAGTTCATGCCCGCCCTGTTCCAGGCGGAGGCAGGCACCTTCGATCTGGACGACATCTCCATCGAGAAAACCGATCCGAAGCCCCTGGAGGAAGAAAAGAAGGCGAAGGATGAGGAACGCGCCCGCAAGGCCGCCGAAACCGCCGCGAAGCGCCAGGCAAAGGCAGCCGAGTTGCTGGCCGCCACGGGCAACCTCATCACCAACGGCGACTTCCAGACGGAATCAAAAGGCAAAGCCGGCGGCCCGGAGGGCTGGGGCGTGCTGAAGGGTGACAAGGAATGGAGCCAGGAGGGCGCGAACCGCTACGCCACGATGAAGTCCCCCGCGCCTGACAGGATGGTCTCCCTCTACCGCACGGTGGACGTCCCGGCGGATGTGAAGGCGCTGGAGCTTTCCTGGAAGCAGCGCGTCACCGGCCTGAAGAAGGGCAAGATGCCGTGGTTCGACGCGCGCATCATGATGGAGTGGCATGACGCCGGTGGCAAAAAGATCGGCACTCCGCCGCCAGCCCCCACCCAGAAGGACACCGATGGCTGGGTGGAGCGCAACAAGAGCTTCCTGGTGCCGGAGGGTGCCGTCACCCTTGTCCTGATGCCGTCCCTGTTCCAGGTCACCACCGGAACCTTCGACATCGACGACATGGTCCTCAAGCCGACCGATCCGGAGATCCTCTACGCCCAGCAGCGGGCGAATGAGGAGGCGGAGCGCATGCGCCACGTGGATTTCGAGGAGCCGAAGAAGGACAAGTGGCCGCAGCCGCTCAAAGTGGTGGGCAACCGCCTGCATGATCCCTCCGGAAAGGAAGTCTGGCTCCAGGGCGTGAACCCCGGCGGTCTGGAAACCCTGCCGCATGATAAGCAGGTGCTGAAAAGCACGGTGGTCGCGCTCGACGAATGGAAGGCCAACTGCCTGCGCCTGCCGATGAACGAGATGTTCTGGTTCGGCCGCAGCCCCATGCAGAAGGACGGTGGCAAGGAATACCGCGAGCGCATCGACCAGATCATCACCCTCACCGCCAACCGCGGTGGCTACCTGGTGCTGGACCTCCACCGCTTCCGCGCTCCGAAGCAGGAGCACGCGGACTTCTGGAAGGACGCCGCCGAGCGTTACAAGGATCACCCGGCGGTCATCTTCGATCTCTTCAACGAGCCATACGGCATCGACTGGAAGGTCTGGCGGGATGGCGGCTTCGTCGCCAACCAGGGCAAGATCACGGATGAGTCCGCCTTCCTTTCCGAAGAGGAGAAGAAGAAGAACCAGGGCTTTGAATCCGTGGGCATGCAGGCCCTGCTGGACGCCGTCCGCAGCACCGGCGCGAAGAACCTCGTCGTCGTCGGCGGACTCACCTGGTCCAGCGACCTGCGCGGCATCGTCGATGGCTACGCGCTGGATGACCGCGGTGGCAACGGCATCATCTACGGCTGGCACATCTACAACTGGCACAAGGACTGGGAGAAGCTCATGCTGGCCGTCTCGGAAAAGCATCCCATCCTCGTCGGTGAGGTCGGTGCTGACACCAAGATCCTCGACTTCATCCCCAAGGAAGCCCAGGAGGCACCGGAAACCTGGGTGCCGGATATGCTCGGCTTCATCCAGAAGCACAAGCTGAACTGGACCGGCTGGTGCTTCCACCCCGGGGCCTCACCGGTCATGATCTCCGACTGGAAATACACCCCCACCCCTTGGGGTGCCATGGCGAAGGAAGCCCTCGCAGGGAAGCAGTTCGAGCTGAAGCGCACGCGCTGA
- a CDS encoding Fic family protein, whose product MAASYSPPFVITSGILSAVAEIAAEVGRLGGMPGNGIAPKLRRQNRIRSIHASLAIENNTLTLDQVTAVVAGRRVLGPPGEILEVRNAFAAYEEMHEWSPHSVKDLLSAHRMLLGGLAGDAGKFRTRSVGIAQGKQIVHLAPPSEGVPGLIKDLIGWLKRTDTHPLVASCVFHYELEFIHPFVDGNGRMGRLWQTLILSRWNTLFAYLPVETVIRDRQDAYYRVLALCDKAGNSTAFIEFLLDALLTALLEISSTDQVTDQVTDQVRSLLSAIGGDTLSAVKCMERLGLSHRPTFRMNYLAPALSGGWIEYAIPSKPRSRLQKYRLTEKGSALPRRS is encoded by the coding sequence ATGGCCGCCTCCTACTCACCCCCTTTCGTGATCACTTCCGGCATCCTGTCGGCGGTCGCGGAGATCGCCGCGGAGGTAGGCAGGCTGGGTGGGATGCCGGGCAACGGGATCGCCCCCAAGCTGCGGCGGCAGAACCGCATCCGCAGCATCCACGCCTCCTTGGCGATCGAAAACAACACGCTCACCCTGGACCAGGTCACCGCAGTGGTGGCAGGCAGACGGGTTCTCGGCCCACCAGGTGAGATTCTCGAAGTCCGGAACGCTTTCGCCGCGTATGAGGAAATGCACGAGTGGAGTCCCCACTCCGTGAAGGATCTGCTCTCCGCCCACCGGATGCTGCTCGGAGGTTTGGCTGGCGACGCAGGGAAGTTCCGCACGCGTTCGGTCGGAATCGCACAAGGAAAGCAGATCGTCCATCTGGCTCCACCGTCCGAAGGAGTGCCGGGACTGATAAAAGATCTCATCGGATGGCTCAAGCGGACGGACACGCATCCCCTCGTCGCGAGCTGCGTTTTCCACTACGAACTGGAGTTCATCCACCCCTTCGTGGATGGCAACGGTCGCATGGGACGGCTATGGCAAACGCTGATCCTCAGCCGCTGGAATACCCTCTTCGCCTACCTACCGGTGGAAACAGTCATCCGGGACCGCCAGGATGCCTACTACCGGGTGCTTGCCCTGTGCGACAAGGCGGGAAACTCCACGGCATTCATTGAATTTCTGCTGGATGCTCTGCTGACCGCGCTTCTCGAGATCTCCTCCACCGACCAAGTCACCGACCAAGTCACCGACCAAGTCAGATCACTCCTTTCCGCCATTGGCGGCGACACCCTGAGCGCGGTGAAGTGCATGGAGCGGCTGGGGCTTTCCCACCGTCCCACCTTCCGGATGAACTATCTGGCTCCGGCGCTTTCCGGGGGATGGATCGAATATGCCATTCCATCGAAGCCTCGCAGCCGGCTGCAGAAATATCGGCTCACCGAAAAGGGAAGCGCGTTACCACGACGCTCCTGA
- a CDS encoding PEP-CTERM sorting domain-containing protein (PEP-CTERM proteins occur, often in large numbers, in the proteomes of bacteria that also encode an exosortase, a predicted intramembrane cysteine proteinase. The presence of a PEP-CTERM domain at a protein's C-terminus predicts cleavage within the sorting domain, followed by covalent anchoring to some some component of the (usually Gram-negative) cell surface. Many PEP-CTERM proteins exhibit an unusual sequence composition that includes large numbers of potential glycosylation sites. Expression of one such protein has been shown restore the ability of a bacterium to form floc, a type of biofilm.), whose protein sequence is MKSPLALLLAAACFTPLALQAQNDVTIGVSLDSPLDGNYELTGQSAFMQFYAGGMSTGGQLDGIMSGSTGLGFTEVFSPPPLEDYVAWSYFGRINTYDSGNALVDRSFVIALQSGTGVGLKVEDLFAYTESELVTAFDTYDSPEFLDILVGGNGIDSVAISKGAFTIAPLGAAGSKLDLIAFIGGPGGDVGVKVGEMSVAVVPEPGPAGLLGILGAILLLRRRA, encoded by the coding sequence ATGAAATCACCCCTCGCCCTGCTGCTTGCCGCAGCTTGTTTCACCCCGCTTGCCTTGCAGGCGCAGAATGACGTCACCATCGGTGTGAGCCTCGACTCGCCGCTTGATGGAAACTACGAACTCACCGGCCAGTCCGCCTTCATGCAGTTTTATGCAGGTGGCATGAGCACCGGCGGGCAGTTGGACGGCATCATGTCCGGTTCCACCGGTCTCGGCTTCACGGAGGTTTTCTCCCCGCCGCCGCTGGAGGACTACGTTGCCTGGTCCTACTTCGGCAGGATCAATACCTATGACTCCGGCAACGCGCTCGTGGACCGGAGCTTCGTCATCGCGTTGCAGAGCGGTACCGGTGTCGGCCTGAAGGTGGAGGATCTCTTCGCCTACACCGAGTCGGAACTGGTGACCGCTTTCGATACCTACGACTCGCCCGAGTTCCTCGACATCCTCGTCGGAGGAAATGGCATCGATTCCGTGGCCATTTCGAAAGGGGCGTTCACCATCGCCCCGCTCGGTGCGGCTGGCAGCAAGCTGGATCTCATCGCCTTCATCGGTGGTCCGGGCGGCGATGTGGGCGTGAAGGTGGGGGAGATGTCGGTGGCGGTCGTCCCGGAACCGGGTCCGGCGGGCCTGCTGGGGATTCTCGGCGCCATCCTCCTGCTGCGCCGGCGGGCCTGA
- a CDS encoding SUMF1/EgtB/PvdO family nonheme iron enzyme — MPARIPMDMNVSCRLAAHDTPSDLTNHLSMSSTNPPRVFVSYAHHDADLKRQFDTNLRVMQRQGIIEQWTDGEIQPGDHWEKSITDAMMASQVIIFLVSNNFLDSEFIRNVEAPIAMQLMNEGKAVIVPVLLRTTPGWKKEQWYCLQALPSEVKPVEDKRWINPAEAFADVERHLREMIELLPDKLGVRPRPAPEETVRPQIQPNTGNSPDVPVALDKSWRAPRKSRKRLVAGSLLLACAVGVTLAAAYFSKSANGNASHFKPANHDKTAPFVNSLGMRFVVLPDSQILCSIWELRVDDFRIFADSGTYPITTRMQTHETDDKDGTAKWANFGRSWQSPGFYQNGNHPVVGISLADAAKFCDWLTTREKKQKTIPEGFRYRVIRDSEWSLAAGDTIYPWNPYEISPSRRGNYGNLKLNFEQTPSASGDGAEITAPVGSYDPNPLGIFDLGGNVTEICDTPYDRSLNHPYVYRRHPEIDHSNTGVVCARGGSWLSSDDIGVSTDLRWPLAREGATSIMGYRIVLAPDDNASKAEDQRTIVSVPIPPEKQFFDMTHPDALKGFAFLIPLAEQPKDFEATVGYCLIGMPEKEVGFGIAFNFRTGANARSGYRAFVSHAQLPGWGSGYYDASGGYQAEPFVKINRGMIRTDGSLNRFRVSVHGNRMKVYSNDCLIGEREFDAATLAGDLSLFAQLAPYGNVPEQPLDASTGPKGIDFQHIDVHTLDP, encoded by the coding sequence ATGCCAGCAAGAATCCCAATGGACATGAATGTTTCTTGCCGCCTCGCAGCTCATGACACACCATCCGATCTGACGAATCATTTATCCATGTCATCCACAAATCCTCCCAGAGTCTTTGTAAGTTATGCGCATCATGATGCGGATCTCAAGAGGCAGTTCGATACTAACCTCAGGGTTATGCAGCGGCAGGGCATCATCGAGCAATGGACGGACGGCGAGATCCAACCGGGCGACCATTGGGAAAAGTCCATCACCGATGCAATGATGGCCTCACAGGTGATCATCTTTCTGGTGAGCAACAATTTTCTGGACTCCGAGTTCATCCGCAACGTGGAGGCTCCGATCGCGATGCAACTGATGAACGAAGGAAAAGCAGTCATCGTCCCCGTCCTCCTCAGGACAACTCCCGGCTGGAAGAAAGAACAGTGGTATTGCCTCCAGGCTCTTCCCAGCGAAGTGAAACCTGTCGAAGACAAACGCTGGATCAACCCGGCTGAAGCATTCGCAGATGTCGAACGACACCTGAGGGAAATGATCGAACTTCTCCCGGACAAGCTGGGCGTCAGGCCCCGCCCTGCACCAGAGGAAACCGTACGACCTCAAATTCAACCAAACACAGGTAACAGCCCTGACGTTCCTGTCGCCTTGGATAAAAGTTGGAGAGCACCCCGAAAAAGCAGAAAACGGCTGGTCGCAGGATCCTTGCTACTCGCTTGCGCCGTAGGCGTAACTCTGGCGGCCGCATACTTTTCGAAGTCAGCTAACGGGAATGCCTCTCATTTCAAGCCTGCAAACCATGACAAAACCGCGCCATTTGTTAATAGCCTGGGGATGAGATTTGTCGTTCTACCCGACTCCCAGATTCTTTGCAGCATCTGGGAACTGAGAGTCGACGACTTCAGGATCTTCGCTGATTCGGGGACCTATCCGATCACGACCCGGATGCAAACCCACGAAACCGACGACAAGGACGGGACGGCGAAATGGGCGAATTTCGGCCGGAGTTGGCAAAGCCCCGGATTCTACCAAAACGGTAACCATCCCGTGGTAGGCATCAGCCTGGCAGATGCGGCGAAATTCTGCGATTGGCTCACCACAAGGGAGAAAAAACAAAAGACCATTCCAGAGGGCTTCAGATATCGCGTCATCAGGGACTCGGAATGGAGCTTGGCGGCAGGGGATACGATTTATCCGTGGAATCCTTACGAAATCTCTCCTTCCAGGCGGGGAAATTACGGCAACCTGAAACTGAACTTTGAACAGACCCCTTCAGCCAGCGGAGATGGGGCGGAAATAACAGCACCTGTAGGTTCATATGATCCAAATCCACTGGGAATCTTTGATCTCGGAGGCAACGTCACCGAAATCTGCGACACTCCCTATGACAGGAGTCTCAACCATCCATACGTCTATCGGAGGCACCCGGAGATCGACCATTCGAACACGGGTGTGGTATGTGCGAGAGGAGGTTCTTGGTTATCCTCGGACGATATCGGTGTAAGCACCGACCTGCGATGGCCACTCGCCCGTGAAGGTGCCACCTCTATCATGGGATACAGGATTGTTCTGGCACCCGATGACAACGCCTCGAAAGCCGAAGATCAACGCACAATTGTTTCCGTCCCCATCCCACCCGAGAAGCAATTTTTTGACATGACCCATCCTGATGCACTCAAAGGATTTGCCTTCCTAATTCCCCTCGCCGAGCAACCGAAGGATTTCGAGGCGACTGTGGGTTACTGTTTGATCGGGATGCCTGAGAAAGAAGTAGGATTCGGAATCGCTTTCAATTTCAGAACAGGTGCAAATGCGAGATCGGGATATCGGGCTTTTGTGAGCCATGCTCAGCTGCCTGGTTGGGGCAGTGGCTACTATGATGCATCCGGAGGTTATCAGGCGGAACCTTTCGTGAAAATCAATAGGGGCATGATTCGCACCGACGGTTCCCTGAATCGATTCAGAGTATCCGTGCATGGCAATCGAATGAAGGTCTACAGCAACGATTGCCTGATCGGAGAGCGAGAATTTGATGCGGCAACACTGGCCGGAGATTTATCGCTGTTCGCTCAATTGGCTCCATACGGAAATGTGCCCGAACAACCTCTGGATGCATCTACCGGCCCGAAAGGTATTGATTTTCAGCACATCGACGTACATACACTCGACCCCTGA
- a CDS encoding DEAD/DEAH box helicase, with protein MAFDKFGLDVEILRGIRKAGYTQPTPIQAAAIPHVMRGRDVTAIAQTGTGKTAAFLLPMLNRYRLLHVDGQLRGTKALILAPTRELALQIHSNIRTFSEHLPIRAAAIYGGVEEEAQLKALRRGVHIVIATPGRLMHLAKELHLHFSELETLVLDEADRMLDMGFLKDIETIVANLPPRRQTLMFSATFPREIEGLSRRFQHEPKMVRIGDQSNPADTVRQSIYEVPNHLKGPMLLELLKQPGFTRVLVFTRMKDGANRVFDLLQKGSVQVAKLHSSRSQEQRIKALQDFKDGKVRVLVATDIVGRGIDIEGVTHVVNHDFPVNPEDYIHRIGRTGRAEMTGEAISFVPPGDLNLLHILEMAIGMKLPRKRLKNFNYHARSQPPAAGEKPAKRDWRKRTRDMEAKKAAAAKPGHAAPGKFRKETKPGAPKAKPDTGMQSSPGNETSGHPAPDRRSVDGPFAKFRKKRS; from the coding sequence ATGGCGTTCGACAAATTCGGTCTCGATGTGGAAATCCTCCGGGGCATCCGGAAGGCGGGCTACACCCAGCCCACCCCCATCCAGGCGGCGGCCATCCCGCACGTCATGCGCGGCCGTGACGTCACCGCCATCGCCCAGACCGGGACCGGAAAGACCGCCGCATTCCTGCTGCCCATGCTGAACCGTTACCGCCTGCTGCATGTTGACGGGCAGCTCCGGGGCACGAAGGCGCTCATCCTGGCCCCCACCCGGGAGCTGGCCCTCCAGATCCACTCGAACATCCGCACCTTCAGCGAGCACCTGCCCATCCGCGCCGCCGCCATCTACGGAGGGGTGGAGGAGGAAGCCCAGTTGAAGGCACTCCGCAGAGGCGTCCACATCGTCATCGCCACGCCCGGACGCCTCATGCACCTGGCGAAGGAACTGCACCTGCATTTTTCCGAACTCGAGACCCTCGTGCTGGATGAGGCGGACCGCATGCTCGACATGGGGTTCCTGAAGGACATCGAGACCATCGTCGCCAACCTTCCGCCCCGGCGGCAGACACTCATGTTCTCCGCCACTTTCCCGAGGGAGATCGAGGGGCTTTCCCGCAGATTCCAGCATGAACCGAAGATGGTCCGCATCGGCGACCAGTCGAACCCCGCGGATACCGTCAGGCAGTCCATCTATGAGGTGCCGAACCATCTGAAGGGACCCATGCTGCTGGAGCTGCTGAAGCAGCCCGGCTTCACCAGGGTGCTGGTCTTCACCCGGATGAAGGACGGCGCGAACCGTGTTTTCGACCTGCTGCAGAAAGGGAGCGTCCAGGTGGCGAAGCTCCACTCCAGCCGCTCCCAGGAACAGCGCATCAAGGCGCTCCAGGATTTCAAGGACGGAAAGGTCCGCGTACTGGTGGCGACCGACATCGTTGGCCGCGGCATCGACATCGAGGGGGTGACCCATGTGGTGAACCATGATTTCCCGGTGAACCCGGAGGACTACATCCACCGCATCGGCCGGACGGGGCGCGCGGAGATGACGGGGGAGGCCATCAGCTTCGTGCCGCCGGGGGATCTCAATCTCCTCCACATCCTGGAGATGGCCATCGGCATGAAGCTACCGCGGAAGCGGCTGAAAAATTTCAACTACCACGCCCGCTCGCAACCTCCCGCCGCCGGTGAAAAGCCCGCGAAGCGCGACTGGCGGAAACGCACCCGCGACATGGAGGCGAAGAAAGCCGCCGCCGCGAAACCCGGTCACGCTGCCCCCGGAAAGTTCCGCAAGGAGACCAAACCCGGCGCGCCGAAGGCAAAGCCTGACACCGGAATGCAGTCTTCCCCGGGCAACGAAACTTCCGGACACCCTGCGCCGGACCGGCGGTCGGTAGACGGACCGTTTGCGAAATTCCGCAAGAAGAGGAGCTAG